One Pseudomonadota bacterium genomic window, ATTTTGATCCACTTGTACATGGGGAAAAAGTACCACTCCGGTTTGATATGTTCCGGCGTGATCAGGGGATTGGCCTTTTCGGTCATTTCCACCGGCAGAACAATGGCCAGGATGGTGCAGAGAAAGAGGATAAAAAGGCCGATATTGATTTCGGTTAAAACATGGTCAGGAAAAAATTTATATTCTTCCTGCTCTCTGGGTGTTTGTGGTGTACTCATAAGATCAATTACCTCCTTTCTCTGTTATTCGTCGCCCCGGGAGAGTCCCCGGACGATTTCGCGCTGCATGCCGACCACATGTTCCGCCACTCCGTGCAGACGGATGACGATGATGTGGAAGATGATCAGCAGGAAAAGCAGCACCGGCAGAATTGCCGCGTGGAGGATGAAAAAACGGTTCAGGGTATGGGGGCCGATGGTTTCGCCACCGAGCATGAAGCGGGAAATAAAAGAACCGATAATCGGGGTTTTGGCGGCAATGCTGGTGCCGATGGTCATGGCCCAGTATGACTGCTGGGTATAGACCAGGGAGTAACCGGTGAAACCGAGGCCGAAGGTCAGCAGCAGCAGCAGGGCACCGCTGACCCAGCAGACTTCCCGCGGGTGCCGGTAGGCACCGGTGGCAAATACCCGGATGGCATGGAGCGAAACGGTAACCACCATGATTTCTGCTCCCCAGCGGTGCAGGGAGCGCAGCCACCAGCCATAAGGGATATCATTGGTTATATGGGCGACGCTTTCGTAAGCTTTATCAGGATGGGGAACGTAGTGGAAGGCC contains:
- a CDS encoding cytochrome b N-terminal domain-containing protein yields the protein MMEEVKKETGWIDKSLPVDWGKVKDEAIGEILPQHMKLWWYCLGGVPALMFMLLIGTGMLLAFHYVPHPDKAYESVAHITNDIPYGWWLRSLHRWGAEIMVVTVSLHAIRVFATGAYRHPREVCWVSGALLLLLTFGLGFTGYSLVYTQQSYWAMTIGTSIAAKTPIIGSFISRFMLGGETIGPHTLNRFFILHAAILPVLLFLLIIFHIIVIRLHGVAEHVVGMQREIVRGLSRGDE